In Cydia pomonella isolate Wapato2018A chromosome 12, ilCydPomo1, whole genome shotgun sequence, the sequence ttattTGTAGATTGTGAAACACCAACGATgtctttattcgtcagataagtggcaagtagcttatttagGACTGTACTTTGACATTGTGGAACAGTCCCTTAGCTACTAGTTTTTGCTCTATCATATGGTACCTACAGATAGCTGTAAAAATACATAGACActatgaatggaattcattcatattattaataaagttgaaattttgaaagcaattttgcagctgggtgtacTATTAATTGTctcaaaaatcaacaaacatcATGTAACAATCGACTACGCCGCTACAGTAATAAATATTGaccataattaaaataaaacagtaaagtCTGCATGCAGTAGCAGTAGGTAAGAACCCGATCGCTGCGGTTAAACTGACCTGAGTGAACCTTGTGCGACGTTCAGGCATctagcgcgcacaagttttttggagaaatcgcgaaacgtctggttgacgtaactggtgaccgaagagctggcggcttcctcgcacaacgtatcagtattgcgatacaacgaggaaatgccgccagcatccttggtacaatgcctcaagggcctattttagatataagctagttatagtaatcatctgtatatatccattatgtatattgttattgtcaataaatttatcgaaaaaaataggCTAATTCgagttcattcattcattcttttataGTACATTgcgcaacgaggggggtaagtgaaattttggaagcgagtttgcaatatttttatccCCGGATTTATTCATAAATACGGTGGCATATCaaacttacttatttttatgcaatcaaataatatatagtaagtacataagttccgaataaCTCACTGGTCCTAGcccggatttgaacccgcgacctccggattgaaagtcgcacgctcttaccccTAGGTCACCAACGCAAGGGATAAGGGTGCAGtgtaaaaataagcttttgATTCTTAACTTAACGATGTCTACAGCAAAGACGCGAATGAGTTAAGGATACAACAAAATATGTATGACCCGAATAAAGCCTTAATTTATACACGATTCCGACTAACGATGTATCAACATCCGATATCCAGTGGTAGAAATCTTTCCGAAATCAGGCTCCCCGCTAGCATGTATTGCTTCGCATGAATCGCATGACTAcacgcttttatttaactttttttttatatgttaggTAGTTAgtgcgggtcaaatcttgaaagctaaattcgACCcgcttcccgatttccgattgaactgaaattatgcatacatatgtatatctgatgacaatgccatattatgatgacatgcaactgatctgatgatggagatggaggtggccataggaactctgtgataatacaaagcaacttaattgtgttttggGTTGTTCAAATTGCCGaaggaaagaaaagtacagtcagcgataaaagcttgtatcgaAAATGAAatcttttacaaaaaaaaaaattttttttctttgtagaAGTTCATACAGTTAGTAAGAAGGCATCTAAGAGCCCGAATTTACGTTATATTTTAAAGTAGCTAAACAGCTactttttaaccctttaccaggccccgaagaaccagcgtgtcttaatacgtactttatatgctgttgcaaccgtattgaacgccttgtaaaaaatgtatttatgaacgtcggagatcttcctttaaaccagaaataaaaatgagggttaaggttatcccatcgcctgtctaagtaatgaactgtcatactagattttgtcttattatattcttgatcaggccaagggatatattccacccacatcttatatcggttataatagtcaaggtttaactccaaatctcctacgaaacattatatcaatcactgaaaaaaaatcacttacttacgtgagtttttatgacatgacaagacaatttaccgggccatgggaaatatagctcccacacagttaaactctaataaggccatgggataatgtcaacccacatcctaattctggtcatacacaataatgcatgaatatttagcaatgtttccgattacattagctttcaacactcaaaatctacaaaatatcaaaaaattgttcgacctatgtacttctgtttcatagaaattatgaaaagtgttcgaatttctccgtagtttactgaaattagcgttcaagtgaatttaaacggctgccaaagatatattacgcaatttagaagcgtgttgtgaatgaagatcataaaataatattttcagggattgacaaaatattttgtaggtggtttggagttaaaacctgactacggtaaccgatataagatgtgggtgaaatatatcccttggcctggtaaagggttaagagaATATTCGCTAGGTGCGCGACTAGTGCTGCCCTCATTTTGTGCGCTTTTCTACGTTAAATCTTATGAAGTAAAATTAGTTCCAACGGCTGCCGCTAGCGTTAATGTTTGACATTTCATAAGATTACACGTGTTTGTGACAATCAGCGCCACTTCTCCCTCCACTGACTTCACACCTTCAAAATAAAGTTACAGCTGCTTTCAAAATGAAGGGcgcccacactagcgtctcccgagcgtcggcgtctagccaactctatggctgctgctcgacgcaacgttggcgcaactgcgcagcgacgccattttccatagcgctgattAGACGCccacgctcaaaagacgctggGGTGGACCTTCTAAGCGACAGGAAATATAATGGACTATTTGTAAACCTCGTTCAAACACTAATGGTCTGAAGTGTTTGTTACTGCGAATGTTTACCGCCATGACGGCTAGCTGACCTTCCTAGTTTTTGGTCAATATTGACCAAATGCTTCCGTAAATATCCCAGAAATATGCGCTTGTTTACTAATTCTTGAAATGTGCAGAGTAGTGGAAATGAGCACCTACTTTTTAGAACTCTGGTAAATACACTGGTGGTAATGGTGGCAAGTAAATATGAGTAACTATTTTGAAGATATGACGATGACCATAACATAAAGACATACAATCtgtttgtacacgtatagtggagcctttaaccacgtatagtacaatgaattttatcgacaaatcacccccatCTCTATGaattttctcaaccattttaaaaatgcactcCTGCAAaattttatggcgccaaacacgactgcactttgTTAAcgtaccattaaaaaaaactcattcgACAGCTTCGTTccataactattttattaataatcaaGTAACATAGTCTATTAACTTAAATAACGAACAAAATAAactaatcattaaaattaaaactaaactaagaaaTACTCCCCAGGTCACCTTCATGTGTTATGGTGCCCAGAAGGCCGGCAGCGTTACCTTTTTGGATGGCCAGGCTTATCCTCTGGCCGAGGTAGCTGCCAGCCCTCCGGTCACCTGAGTCTGTAAGGCGCTGGgaaatttatttgattttttttgcgcGTTAGGCACTATCTTTCATACTTAACTGTTCAAACAACATCTCACCCAATTCTTCCCGTTTCCAGAATTGATAAACTACACCCAGCCTGTGTACGTGTGGAGAGACGACCCCAACTCCAGGGCCAACACCATCAAAGAGATCATTCAGCGAGCCACGTCTAAGGAGGACTGGCCTCAGGTATTTGATAATCTGACTTTTGTTTTTACTGCCGGtcgaattttataataaaaattggccaagagcatatcggatcatgctcagtgtagggttccgtataaTAAAGTTGTCcaatgaacttaaaaataaaaagcaaaaGGGAATACCTACGCAGCGTTTCATGTGTCTTTTACTAagaaatttcagctttctagcactaaggATCACAGAGCAAAGGCtaggatagacagacagatggatatggcgaaactataagggttccgagttgactacggaaccctaatataCACAAAAGAATGTTAACGTCTAAATTtgctgtttttaaatttatttaattttgcattttgtttagttggcactttttttaaaccactaacatttattgaactataGATATCCTGTAGGTATCTAATGTTTACCATGAATAatcaaaaacagaaaaaatatttaccacaaTTACTTATTAATAAGAAGCTATAAgtaaatttgacattttgaaagacctccgtctacactaACGCCCCCTAGCGACGAAATTAAACGGGTAAGCCCTCATTACATTGACGTTGATTAGTACAATGTGTAGGACCGTGAGCCTTTACGGAGGATAAACCAAAAATGAGAAAAGTAAGGTACGCTGGTTCAAACCAAAgtaaccatttaggtaaaaacCCCATAATGATCGTAAACGGCCACTCGTGTTGTCTACGCAGTTTTTAGTCATATCTCATTCAGTGCGTAAAACTGTGGCCCTTTACAGTTAGTAGTTACGAAGCGAGACAAAAATGTCTACGGTACAGTGAATTCAATTAGTTTTGTTGGCACCTCCGAGCTAATGGGATTCTTGCTattcaaaaaatatacaatctACAATACActcactgttttttttatatataaatataatgggATAATCATACACTTATCGACCTATAGCTCCACAGCAATGAGaacttgaaatagaggtggattgtcaaaggaaactttgtagccacattcaatttactgccatctttcgacacatgacacaaaacttagaacgccatttgaatatgatccttattatttcactgatatgtgttaaatttgttaattatcAAAAAGCAGTATTCACGCTTAGCCCTCGTAACGTATCGTACCAAAAAATACGTACAAGTGACGTCACAGTCATGTTGTCATCTATTTCCAGATCCTGATCTTCCCAGAAGGCACCTGCACGAACCGCTCGTGCCTCATCACCTTCAAGTCCGGCGGCTTCTACCCGGGTGTACCAGTGCAGCCAGTCACCATCCGCTACCCTAACGCCCGGGACACTGTCACATGGACTTGGGAGGGACCTGGAGCGTAAGTAGCTGATATATTTATAACACTATGTCTGACTTTCTGGGAGAGAATAAATAAGGGAGGGAGGGGCAGGGAAAGGAGGGAATTTAGCTTATTCACTTGTTCCATTCATTGCACTTATATTTGTGGATGAAGTCTAGGCTTTTACTATTCTAACTAACTGATCTTGCATTTCCAGATTGAAGCTGCTCTGGCTGACGCTAACACAAGTCCATAGCTCGTGTGAGATCGAGTTCCTACCCGTGTACTACCCGAGTGAGGAGGAGCGACGGGACCCCAAACTGTACGCCAGGAATGTACGCGATGTTATGGCTAAGTGAGTAGATTGTGCAATGTTTAACTATTTATCTATAGTTCTATATGAGATCGAGTTCCTACCCGTGTACTACCCCAGCGAGAAGCGACGGGACCCGAAGCTGTAGGTACGCCAAGAACATACGCGATGTTATGGCTGAGTTAGTTTATTACTATGTGTAGAGGACCTAATACACTTCCCTGTGGTACTACATACATTATTCATTTCGTTTTAATTTAAGGcttatttttgacatttcagTGTATTTCTCTCTGACTTTCAAGTATCATTATGAGATTGAATATGCCAAAGACTTCTTGGATTGTAAAGGTTTAATTGATCGACATAGTCAAACGCCTTCGTCGTATCCATAAGTATCGTTGCACTAGTCCATATTGGTGATGAATGCGAtgcaattaattaaatatgaccGTATATTGTTTTTTATGCATGGCACAATATTCTTCCAAATAGTTGTTAGCCTGTTTGAtgccaatgacggatatatcctcACCGTAGGTCTAATGCCGAAGACGTATGAATCCtacacagaccacagagcaacatagacctacgtgcatatgcataaagtttaatttcagttttgacacttcggtgacgtggcgtccgattgacagcttttgtgtttgacacggcgttgaaaaggtaaaaaaaaaaagtatatatgtTGAGAAGTCAATGTTAcacttaatttagtttttagggttccgtagccaaatggcataaaacggaacccttatagtttcgccatgtccgtctgtctgtctgtctgtctgtctgtctgtctgtctgtctgtctgtctgtctgtctgtccgaggctttgctccgtggtcgttagtgctagaaagctgaaatttgacatggatacataaatcaataaagccgacaaagtcgtacaataaaatctaaaaaaatatttttttttagggtacctcccctacacgtaaagtgggggtgaattttttttttcgcttcatccctagagtgtggggtatcgttggaaaggtctttcaaaacgaataggggttttcaagaaacattttttgataaagtgaatatattcggagataatcgctccgaatgaaaaaaaaaatgtgtccccccccctctaacttttgaaccataggtccaaaaaatatgaaaaaaatcgtggaagtagagcttaagaaagacattaaatgaaaactatagcggacgtgatcagtttagctgtttttgagttatctcaaaaagttttcccttcatagtaaaaagacttattttaattaggtactgattatgcaaatttgcctatttgtttaactcaggtgaaaggtaccgtttcatcccttggttaacaatttactatactttaagctccagtttagcttattgtgacggaagagttactacggaaccctacactgagcgtggcccgacatgctcttggccggttttaaatATAACTTGCTGTTTTAATGGCGATGTCAGATGTACATAGGTCAGAACTGTCCGAACAATGTCTGTTACGGCTATTGCAGTTTCGTCGCGGCCCTGGCAAGAGGTCGCAGCTATTACTAAACTTTACGCTAACAATAGATTCTAGACTAGATATCTATTGTCAGTTAACCTTGTCTTGAGATTCGATGCATGTACCTCAAGGTCAATGAAATTTGTTACCCGTATTACTTTTGAGTGTACTTAATTCGAAATCTTGGCAGGTAGAACAGTCATAATAGGCAATATTaggcaaaactctgcgtagggggtaCCACTACACTCGTACAAACAGTAAAcaaacgccttgatgcatcaatgttatATTTACCCGTACCAAGTAATCTGTGAAAACGTGTGAAAAACTGTTTATGGCatagtatataattataagctactctatggtttatggtttgtgctagtgctgcctctggtggcagaacattgtagtaatactccctattgagaCCGAAACTATATGAAACAAACAGCTTACTAAGCGGGGGTTGCaccataaaatatgtaaataaaataaccatgCTTATTTATGTTTCAGGGCTCTTGGGGTTCCAGTGTTGGACTACACATACGACGACTGCCGACTGATTGCCAAAGCTAAGCAGCTGGGGATCCCGAATGCCCCCTCTGTGCGGGAAGTGGCTGAATTGAGAGCCCAACTTGGGTACGTAACTTATGTTACCTGTCTTACTTAATGTTGTTCCTTTTTCTTTTATAAGTCCGGCGACAAGCGGCAGAGTGAAGGGGCGTCATCGCGTTTCCTACTCTTACGCACGGTCTGTCGTCGCTCCCGCTGCCCCGCATTTGTGGACGAGCCGTTGCGCTGATAGTCGGAACCGCcatatgtatttgtatgaaaCTGGATTGTTTTCGCGACTTTGTTGTTGATGGCTAAAAGTTCCAACCGTATATAAGAAGTAACCTCGCGCTGCAGGTTGGAGCGGTCGCAGCTGGAGCTGCACGTGATCGCGcagggcgcggcgcggcgcgcgcgctggctGGACGCGGAGCAGttcgcgcgccgcctcggcgtGCCGCCGCACGACGCGCAGCGCCTCGCTCAGCTGTTCACGCAGGTCTTATACTTATCTTTTCTTCTaattttcgggggcccttgcggatacacttcgacccatagggatcttttgtgtagttgccccctaaggataGATCCATTAGCTACTCGAgagcttttttgaccatttccatatgccggatgatggagcttatgggtagccttttgaattcctgtggttccagatagcctgctccaaagtccttcattctttgtatggtgagggcgtgacattcacacattaggtgtgttactgtctcttcctcttcactacacattcgacaatcggtgttgtcggagTGTCCCATACTTAACTCACACAGGAGATGTACTATCATATTTCGCCTGCTTACATCATCTAACAATCATTTACGAAATTTCCCGAACGATAGCCAACGTGACCGTGACGATACATAaagattttgatatttaacacgtTTGTTAGAAATTCTTGAAGGTGCATGTGGGAGAAACCGGCACATAATATTTTGTTACGGGAAGATCGTCAGGGCAAAGAACTCttgtatttatatacctactacgCTCAGACTCAGGCGAAAACGAAGAGCTTGGCTTCTTCTGCATTACCGACCTTTtgtaagtggagtatgtgtacaaaccCAGGAGTTAGGAGCAACGAAAGAAGCTATAGACCTTCTTACGTCTTCCCCACATTGAGCTTATATTGTATGTTTCCAGCCGTCGAGCGGTCTGATCTACTTCCCCGACTACCTGCTGTGCGCAGCGTTTCTGATGACGCAGCATGCGCCGCTTACACAACTCCTGTCTTACGCTTTCAAGGTACACTTttgtttttacaagtttttttaagGCTTCACCCGACGCCGacgacctcgcgcgtgtggaCGGAGCTTATActcctcaccgcaccacccgctaCAGAAAGATGAAGATTATGATAAATCGCAATCTTTGTAAGAAATTACATTAGTACTACaccattatatattatgtatcatCTGCTGTAACTAATGTTATTTCGTACagtaaagtgtttacttactttgaTTAAAATGTGAACTTATAAGTTCA encodes:
- the LOC133523227 gene encoding lysophosphatidylcholine acyltransferase isoform X2, with the protein product MNGKMHGETGAYSSDDMRAEILNPFVHKLELDNTYDKIKTAIFTVILLPFRVIVICYLIVTAWFLACIGLYGLSEEDLRRKPMTGWRRALKPLICFIGKLSYLAGGMAISVRGQQASRKEAPILVVAPHSSFLDSCIVYATRMSSVIVRKESMDNYVGKLINYTQPVYVWRDDPNSRANTIKEIIQRATSKEDWPQILIFPEGTCTNRSCLITFKSGGFYPGVPVQPVTIRYPNARDTVTWTWEGPGALKLLWLTLTQVHSSCEIEFLPVYYPSEEERRDPKLYARNVRDVMAKALGVPVLDYTYDDCRLIAKAKQLGIPNAPSVREVAELRAQLGLERSQLELHVIAQGAARRARWLDAEQFARRLGVPPHDAQRLAQLFTQPSSGLIYFPDYLLCAAFLMTQHAPLTQLLSYAFKLYDSTGTGRVNAATFEEIAGRCLGLCQEDAHNTFGQADQDEKGWLTYDEFIAFAQKKPFFSFLFACEAAPKPKSQ
- the LOC133523227 gene encoding lysophosphatidylcholine acyltransferase isoform X1, whose amino-acid sequence is MNGKMHGETGAYSSDDMRAEILNPFVHKLELDNTYDKIKTAIFTVILLPFRVIVICYLIVTAWFLACIGLYGLSEEDLRRKPMTGWRSKLRFSILSLMRLVVVVAGFHRVKILGAKYAPSDHREAPVVVMAPHSSFFDAIAIVCLGAPSVVAKADTARLPFIGQLINYTQPVYVWRDDPNSRANTIKEIIQRATSKEDWPQILIFPEGTCTNRSCLITFKSGGFYPGVPVQPVTIRYPNARDTVTWTWEGPGALKLLWLTLTQVHSSCEIEFLPVYYPSEEERRDPKLYARNVRDVMAKALGVPVLDYTYDDCRLIAKAKQLGIPNAPSVREVAELRAQLGLERSQLELHVIAQGAARRARWLDAEQFARRLGVPPHDAQRLAQLFTQPSSGLIYFPDYLLCAAFLMTQHAPLTQLLSYAFKLYDSTGTGRVNAATFEEIAGRCLGLCQEDAHNTFGQADQDEKGWLTYDEFIAFAQKKPFFSFLFACEAAPKPKSQ